One Rhodoferax sp. GW822-FHT02A01 genomic window, CCAGATCAATCTGCGTGCTTTCAGGCCCGGAATTGTCCACAAATGTCACAGGAAAATCGAAGTGCAGGTTCTGTCGACTCCACTCCAGATCATCTGAAAAAACAAACACGTGGATTCCTGAAATCTTCTTGCCCAGATCTTCGAGCGCTCGTGCGTAATAGGCGATATCGCATATCCCGTGAATTGCGGCTGCACTGGTTTTGCTAACGTAGTCGCCTCGGCGAATGTGCAATGCCACACTCGTAGTTCCCCTGATCTGCTGGATGTACTCTGCACCTGAGCGAGGAGAAGAAACCAGTTGAATATCGCTGAGTAACCGCTCCCGATTCCACTTGAAATACTTCTCAGTCTGCCAATATCCAATCAGATAGGACGGTTTGCTGATTCGCGCGAAGCGGGGATCAAACACAAATCCACGGGGCCAAAAGGCAGGAAAGGAAAACACCGTGGGGAACCGTTGAGATAGTCGCGACTTGATTCGTCCCAATCGACTCGAGCGTACCTCTGGAAGCTCTGCGGCCCGTGACGCATCCAGAATATTGGCCCTGATGTTGTACAAGCCCAATTGAAACGGGCGATCGCCATTGACATGAATGGCGCGGATATCAAGTTGCAAA contains:
- a CDS encoding alpha-1,2-fucosyltransferase, whose translation is MWLENVVARIEGGLGNQLFQYAAARSLADRLGCGLQLDIRAIHVNGDRPFQLGLYNIRANILDASRAAELPEVRSSRLGRIKSRLSQRFPTVFSFPAFWPRGFVFDPRFARISKPSYLIGYWQTEKYFKWNRERLLSDIQLVSSPRSGAEYIQQIRGTTSVALHIRRGDYVSKTSAAAIHGICDIAYYARALEDLGKKISGIHVFVFSDDLEWSRQNLHFDFPVTFVDNSGPESTQIDLELMRHCKHHIVANSSFSWWGAWLAQAQGQLVYAPIKWFSDSDMDSSDVVPHNWIRL